In Molothrus aeneus isolate 106 unplaced genomic scaffold, BPBGC_Maene_1.0 scaffold_34, whole genome shotgun sequence, a single window of DNA contains:
- the LOC136570501 gene encoding olfactory receptor 14C36-like, whose amino-acid sequence MSNSSSIRHFLLLALADTRQLQLLHFCLLLGISLAALLGNGLIISAVACGHHLHTPMFFFLLNLALSDLGSICTTVPKAMHNSLWDTSTISYSGCAAQVFFFAFFIAAEYFLLTIMCYDRYVSICKPLHYGTLLGSRACAHMAAAACASGFLNALLNTANTFSLPLCHGNALGQFFCEIPQILKLSCSHSKLRELGIVVVGVCVVSGCFVFIVFSYVHIFRAVLRIPSEQGRHKAFSTCLPHLAVVSLFVSTAIFAYLKPSSISSPSLDLAVSVLYSVVPPALNPLIYSLRNQDLKDALRKMMTR is encoded by the coding sequence atgtccaacagcagctccatcaggcacttcctcctgctggcattggcagacacgcggcagctgcagctcctgcacttctgcctcttgctgggcatctccctggctgccctcctgggcaacggcctcatcatcagcgccgtagcctgcggccaccacctgcacacgcccatgttcttcttcctgctcaacctggccctcagcgacctgggctccatctgcaccactgtccccaaagccatgcacaattccctctgggacaccagcaccatctcctactcaggatgtgctgcacaggttttcttctttgcctttttcattgcaGCAGAGTATTTCCTcctgaccatcatgtgctacgaccgctacgtgtccatctgcaaacccctgcactacgggaccctcctgggcagcagagcttgtgcccacatggcagcagctgcctgtgccagtggCTTCCTCAATGCTCTGCTGAACAcagccaatacattttccctgcccctgtgccatggcaatgccctgggccagttcttctgtgaaatcccacagatcctcaagctctcctgctcacactccaAACTCAGGGAACTTGGGATTGTTGTGGTTGGTGTCTGTGTAGTTTCTggctgttttgtgttcattgttTTCTCTTATGTGCAtatcttcagggctgtgctgaggatcccctctgagcagggacggcacaaagccttttccacctgcctccctcacctggcgGTGGTCTCCCTCTTTGTCAGCACTGCCATTTTTGCTTACCTGAAGCCCTcatccatctcctccccatccctagATCTGGCAGTGTCAGTTCTGTACTcggtggtgcctccagccctgaaccccctcatctacagcctgaggaaccaggacCTCAAGGATGCCCTGAGGAAAATGATGACCAGATGA